One part of the Anguilla anguilla isolate fAngAng1 chromosome 11, fAngAng1.pri, whole genome shotgun sequence genome encodes these proteins:
- the LOC118208404 gene encoding taste receptor type 1 member 1-like, translating to MLQVMRFAIEEINNSTSILPDVSLGYEIFDHCSEVQNFPSVFEFLYKNRSVLIHSKPKVVSMLGPYGSSQTITIAPFFMMDLLPMVNYGSSSSRLSDKNVYPSFFRMITSNRDQVQLIIRILQRFKWTWIAFIGCDNDYSRDALQLFIDAIRNTSICMAYQDELKVDSKHGTVLENIKMLRINVIIVYTLEMYATALIQSAIRNNVQDKVWIASNPWSLNKELPTLQGLSTIGTIIGITERVVSLPGFPEFVQKSRSDSKHPQCKNEKLQEFGATCNQACYNCSYVDPIKIITQDPSFNFAIYSAVYIVAKALHNILHCGIKGCNKTERIFPYELLKEIKKTDFQLLNQRVKFDANGDSPSRYNIVFWNLDNSENPFQHVGSYDTEPVVRFSINESLIHWYSNGTIPVSRCSEECEKGSARRPYRIYKCCFLCDVCPNGTYVNQSADPYSCLPCKKNEWSDPGSSSCTERSVEYVHITEPLSVLLMLSVSFMLFLAAAIAILFARNYSTPVVRSAGGKMCFLMLGCLSGSGFSVFFYFGIPNQIKCVLRSTFFPLFYTVCLSCLTVRSFQIVCIFKMAAKLPKAHAWWVKYNGQWLFIAVASTVQLFFSALSAPRPSNDTVTFKDQIIMGCDATSFIPASCALLFAGFLGFLCFSFSYMGTDLPKNYNEAKSITFSVLLFYISWVAYFTIYFLYKGKQLLILNAFSMLTSSYGILLSYFVPKSYVILFKPEKNTQAHFQSCIQDYTQKISRI from the exons ATGTTGCAAGTGATGAGGTTTGCTATAGAGGAAATTAACAACTCAACCTCCATCTTGCCTGATGTGTCCCTTGGCTATGAGATCTTTGACCATTGCTCAGAAGTGCAGAATTTCCCGTCAGTTTTTGAATTCCTTTACAAAAATCGTTCTGTTCTAATTCATAGTAAGCCTAAAGTCGTGTCTATGCTTGGCCCCTATGGAAGCAGTCAAACTATTACCATTGCACCGTTTTTCATGATGGACCTTCTTCCAATG GTAAATTATGGATCATCAAGCTCCAgattaagtgataaaaatgtatatccATCCTTCTTTCGAATGATAACCAGCAACAGAGATCAAGTACAGCTCATCATTCGCATTTTACAGAGGTTCAAATGGACCTGGATCGCATTCATAGGCTGTGACAATGACTACAGTCGAGATGCCCTTCAACTCTTCATTGATGCCATAAGAAACACCAGCATCTGCATGGCGTACCAGGATGAACTCAAAGTAGATTCCAAACACGGCACCGTACTTGAGAATATAAAAATGCTTCGTATAAATGTCATCATAGTGTATACTTTAGAGATGTATGCAACTGCGTTAATTCAATCGGCCATACGGAACAATGTACAAGACAAGGTGTGGATTGCAAGTAATCCCTGGTCTTTGAATAAGGAACTTCCCACGCTCCAAGGACTCAGCACCATTGGTACTATTATTGGAATAACAGAGAGGGTTGTGAGCTTACCTGGGTTTCCAGAATTTGTCCAGAAATCTCGGAGTGACAGTAAACATCCTCAATGCAAAAACGAAAAACTCCAGGAATTTGGGGCGACCTGTAATCAAGCTTGCTATAACTGCTCTTACGTCGACCCGATCAAAATAATTACTCAAGATCCATCTTTTAACTTTGCCATTTACTCTGCAGTTTATATAGTGGCAAAAGCTTTACACAACATATTACATTGTGGTATAAAAGGGTGCAACAAGACTGAAAGAATCTTTCCTTATGAG CTTCTCAAAGAAATAAAGAAGACAGACTTCCAACTACTGAACCAACGTGTAAAGTTCGATGCAAACGGAGATTCTCCTTCAAGATACAACATAGTGTTCTGGAACCTGGACAACTCTGAAAATCCGTTTCAGCACGTCGGATCATATGACACAGAGCCGGTTGTTCGTTTCAGTATTAACGAATCTCTTATACACTGGTACAGCAATGGAACA ATTCCTGTATCACGGTGCTCTGAGGAGTGTGAAAAAGGCTCTGCTAGGAGACCATATAGAATATATAAGTGCTGCTTTCTGTGTGATGTCTGTCCAAATGGCACCTATGTCAATCAGTCAG ctGATCCGTACAGTTGCCTCCCGTGTAAGAAGAACGAATGGTCTGACCCAGGGAGCTCTTCATGTACAGAGCGTTCTGTGGAGTATGTTCACATCACGGAGCCTCTGTCAGTCCTGCTCATGCTCTCTGTCAGCTTCATGCTCTTTCTTGCAGCAGCCATCGCCATCCTCTTCGCCCGTAACTACAGCACCCCAGTTGTGAGGTCCGCGGGGGGTAAAATGTGTTTCCTCATGCTGGGCTGTTTGAGCGGTTCAGGTTTCAGTGTGTTCTTCTATTTTGGCATCCCGAACCAAATCAAATGTGTGTTGAGAAGCacatttttccctctgttttacactgtctgtctgtcttgccTCACTGTCCGATCCTTCCAGATAGTCTGCAtcttcaaaatggctgccaagcTACCCAAAGCACATGCCTGGTGGGTCAAGTACAATGGACAGTGGCTATTCATAGCAGTGGCCTCTACTgtccagttatttttttctgcactcAGTGCTCCTAGACCCTCCAATGACACAGTAACCTTCAAAGATCAAATAATTATGGGCTGTGACGCAACAAGTTTCATCCCAGCCAGTTGTGCTCTGTTATTTGCTGGCTTTCTtggttttttgtgcttttccttTTCATACATGGGAACCGACCTCCCCAAAAACTACAATGAGGCCAAATCTATTACTTTCAGTGTGCTGCTATTTTATATATCCTGGGTTGCCTATttcaccatttattttctttacaaaggCAAGCAActgctcattttaaatgcattctcaATGCTGACCAGTTCATACGGAATTCTCTTGAGCTATTTTGTCCCAAAGTCGTATGTCATTCTTTTCAAGcctgagaaaaacacacaagcacactttcAGTCTTGTATTCAGGATTATACCCAAAAGATCAGCAGAATATAG
- the LOC118208498 gene encoding taste receptor type 1 member 2-like, whose product MLQVMRFAIEEINNSTSILPDVSLGYEIFDHCSEVQNFQSVFEFLSKNHSVPIHRNFKEYKPEVVSMLGPYGSSQTITIAPFFMMDLLPMVNYGSSSSSLSDKNIYPSFFRTVTSNRGQVQLIIRILRRFKWTWIAFISSDNDYSRDALQLFIDGIRETSICLAYQDELKGDSKHGTILENINTLRINVIIVYTLELYATALIQSAILNNVQDKVWIASDAWSLNKELPTLQGLNTVGTIIGVTERVVSLPGFPEFVHKSRGDSKHPQCKNEKLQEFGATCNQACYNCSYIDPNKIITQDPSYNFAIYSAVYSVAKALHNILHCGTKGCNKTERVFPYELLKEIKKSDFQLLNLRVKFDKNGDPPSRYNIVFWNLDNSENPFQHVGSFDSEPAVRFGMNESLIRWYSNGTIPVSRCSEECEKGSARRPYRIYKCCFLCDVCPNGTYVNQSADPYSCLPCKKNEWSDPGSTSCTERSVEYVHITEPLSVLLMLSVSFMLFLAAAISILFARNYSTPVVRSAGGKMCFLMLGCLSGSGFSVFFYFGIPNQIKCVLRSIFFPLFYTVCLSCLTVRSFQIVCIFKMAAKLPKAHAWWVKYNGQWLFIAVASTVQLIFSALSAPRPSNDTVTFKDQIIMGCDATSFIPASCALLFAVFLGILCFSFSYMGTDLPKNYNEAKSITFSVLLFYLSWISYFTIYFLYKGKHLPIFNAFSMLTSSYGILLSYFVPKSYVILFKPEKNTQAHFQSCIQDYTQKISRL is encoded by the exons ATGTTGCAAGTGATGAGGTTTGCTATAGAGGAAATTAACAACTCAACCTCCATCTTGCCTGATGTGTCCCTTGGCTATGAGATCTTTGACCATTGCTCAGAAGTGCAGAATTTCCAGTCAGTTTTTGAATTCCTTTCCAAAAATCATTCTGTTCCAATTCATCGTAACTTTAAGGAGTACAAGCCTGAAGTCGTGTCTATGCTTGGCCCCTATGGAAGTAGTCAAACTATTACCATTGCACCATTTTTCATGATGGACCTTCTTCCAATG GTAAATTATGGATCATCAAGCTCCagtttaagtgataaaaatatatatccatCCTTCTTTCGAACGGTAACCAGCAACAGAGGTCAAGTACAGCTGATCATTCGCATTTTGCGACGTTTCAAATGGACCTGGATCGCATTCATAAGCAGCGACAATGATTACAGTCGAGATGCCCTTCAACTCTTCATTGATGGCATAAGAGAGACCAGCATCTGCTTGGCTTACCAGGATGAACTCAAAGGCGATTCCAAACACGGCACCATACTTGAGAATATAAATACGCTTCGTATAAATGTCATCATAGTGTATACTTTAGAGTTGTACGCAACTGCGTTAATTCAATCAGCCATACTGAACAATGTACAAGACAAGGTGTGGATTGCAAGTGATGCCTGGTCTTTGAATAAGGAACTTCCCACGCTCCAAGGACTCAACACCGTTGGTACTATTATTGGAGTAACAGAGAGGGTTGTGAGCTTACCTGGGTTTCCAGAATTTGTCCACAAATCTCGGGGTGACAGTAAACATCCTCAATGCAAAAACGAAAAACTCCAGGAATTTGGGGCAACTTGTAATCAAGCTTGCTATAACTGCTCTTACATCGAcccaaacaaaataattactcaaGATCCATCTTATAACTTTGCCATTTACTCTGCAGTTTATTCAGTGGCAAAAGCCTTACACAACATATTACATTGTGGTACAAAAGGGTGCAACAAGACTGAAAGAGTCTTTCCTTATGAG CTTCtcaaagaaataaagaagtCAGACTTCCAACTACTGAACCTACGTGTAAAGTTTGATAAAAACGGAGATCCTCCTTCAAGATATAACATAGTGTTCTGGAACTTGGACAACTCTGAAAATCCGTTTCAGCACGTCGGATCATTTGACTCAGAGCCGGCTGTGCGTTTCGGTATGAACGAATCTCTTATACGCTGGTACAGCAATGGAACA ATTCCTGTATCACGGTGCTCTGAGGAGTGTGAAAAAGGCTCTGCTAGGAGACCATATAGAATATATAAGTGCTGCTTTCTGTGTGATGTCTGTCCAAATGGCACCTATGTCAATCAGTCAG ctGATCCGTACAGTTGCCTCCCGTGTAAGAAGAACGAATGGTCTGACCCAGGGAGCACTTCATGTACAGAGCGTTCTGTGGAGTATGTTCACATCACGGAGCCTCTGTCAGTCCTGCTCATGCTCTCTGTCAGCTTCATGCTCTTTCTTGCAGCAGCCATCTCCATCCTCTTCGCCCGTAACTACAGCACCCCAGTTGTGAGGTCCGCGGGGGGTAAAATGTGTTTCCTCATGCTGGGCTGTTTGAGCGGTTCAGGTTTCAGTGTGTTCTTCTATTTTGGCATCCCGAACCAAATCAAATGTGTGTTGAGAAGCAtatttttccctctgttttacactgtctgtctgtcttgccTCACCGTCCGATCCTTCCAGATAGTCTGCAtcttcaaaatggctgccaagcTACCCAAAGCACATGCCTGGTGGGTCAAGTACAATGGACAGTGGCTATTCATAGCAGTGGCCTCTACTGTCCAGTTAATATTTTCTGCACTCAGTGCTCCTAGACCCTCCAATGACACAGTAACCTTCAAAGATCAAATAATTATGGGCTGTGACGCAACAAGTTTCATCCCAGCCAGCTGTGCTCTGTTATTTGCTGTCTTTCTTGgtattttgtgcttttcctTTTCATACATGGGAACTGACCTCCCCAAAAACTACAATGAGGCCAAATCTATTACATTTAGTGTGCTGCTGTTTTATCTTTCATGGATTTCCTATTTCACTATTTACTTTCTTTACAAAGGCAAACACCTGCCCATATTTAATGCATTCTCAATGCTGACCAGTTCATACGGAATTCTCTTGAGTTATTTTGTCCCAAAGTCGTATGTCATTCTTTTCAAGcctgagaaaaacacacaagcacactttcAGTCTTGTATTCAGGATTATACCCAAAAGATCAGCAGGCTGTAG
- the LOC118208500 gene encoding taste receptor type 1 member 1-like, which produces MLQVMRFAVEEINNSTSILPDVFLGYEIFDHCSDTQNFPSVFDFLSRNRSVEVPLNFNEYEPKVVSVLGPFGSTQTITIAPFFMMDLLPMVNYGSASSSLSDKNVYPSFLRTVTSNRGQVQLIIRILQRFNWTWIAFISCDNDYSRDALQLFIDGIRKTSICLAYQDELTKDSKHNVTFRNIQILQIRVIIVYTLHAYAVSFIESAIKNNVQDQVWIASDAWSLSKEIKSLNGLSSIGTIIGTTEKVVSLPGFTEFVYKSQDHSKPIECKDRKLQDFTATCNQACYNCSYIDPIKIITEDPSYNFAIYSAVYVVAKALHNLLQCGSKGCNKAERVYPYKLFREIKKSDFKLLNQQIKFDENGDPPARYNIVFWNLRSSPPFQHIGSFDTEPTVHFSINESLIHWYTNGTIPVSQCSEECEIGSARRPYRIYKCCFLCDVCPNGTYVNHSADPYSCLPCKKNEWSDPGSSSCTERSVEYVHITEPLSVLLMLSVSFMLFLAAAIAILFARNYSTPVVRSAGGKMCFLMLGCLSGSGFSVFFYFGIPNQIKCLLRSTFFTLCYTVCLSCLTVRSFQIVCIFKMAAKLPKAHAWWVKYNGQWIFIAVASTVQFILCALSAPRPFNDTVTFKDQIILNCDVESLILPSIAVLFAGFLGFLCFTFSYMGTDLPKNYNEAKSITFSVLLFYLSWISYFTIYFLYKGTYLPIFNAFSMLTSSYGILLSYFVPKSYVILFKPEKNTQAHFQSCIQDYTQKISRM; this is translated from the exons ATGTTGCAAGTGATGAGGTTTGCTGTAGAGGAAATTAACAACTCAACCTCCATCTTGCCTGATGTGTTCCTTGGCTATGAGATCTTTGACCattgctcagacacacagaattTCCCATCAGTCTTTGATTTCCTCTCCAGAAATAGGTCTGTTGAAGTTCCTCTTAACTTTAATGAATATGAGCCTAAagttgtgtctgtgcttggcCCGTTTGGAAGCACTCAAACTATTACCATTGCACCATTTTTCATGATGGACCTTCTTCCAATG GTAAATTATGGATCAGCAAGCTCCagtttaagtgataaaaatgtatatccATCCTTCCTACGAACGGTAACCAGCAACAGAGGTCAAGTACAGCTCATCATTCGCATTTTACAGAGGTTCAACTGGACCTGGATCGCATTCATAAGCTGCGACAATGATTACAGTCGAGATGCCCTTCAACTCTTCATTGATGGCATAAGAAAGACCAGCATCTGCTTGGCTTACCAGGATGAACTCACAAAAGATTCAAAACACAACGTCACATTTCGCAACatacaaatattacaaataCGTGTCATCATAGTTTACACTTTGCATGCATATGCAGTTTCATTCATCGAATCAGCCATAAAGAACAATGTACAAGACCAGGTATGGATTGCAAGTGATGCCTGGTCTTTGAGTAAAGAAATTAAATCTCTCAATGGACTCAGCAGCATTGGTACTATTATTGGAACAACAGAAAAGGTTGTGAGCTTACCTGGGTTTACAGAATTTGTCTACAAATCTCAGGACCACAGTAAACCCATCGAATGCAAAGACAGAAAACTCCAAGATTTTACAGCAACCTGTAATCAAGCTTGCTATAACTGCTCTTACATCGACCCAATCAAAATAATTACTGAAGATCCATCTTATAACTTTGCCATTTACTCTGCAGTTTATGTTGTGGCAAAAGCCTTGCATAACTTACTACAGTGTGGCTCGAAAGGATGCAATAAGGCTGAACGGGTGTACCCATACAAG CttttcagagaaataaaaaagtcagATTTCAAGCTACTAAATCAGCAAATAAAGTTTGACGAAAATGGAGACCCTCCCGCGAGGTACAACATAGTGTTCTGGAACCTGcgctcctctcccccctttcaACATATCGGATCATTTGACACAGAGCCGACTGTGCATTTCAGTATTAATGAGTCTCTCATTCACTGGTACACCAATGGAACA ATTCCTGTATCACAGTGCTCTGAGGAGTGTGAAATAGGCTCTGCTAGGAGACCATATAGAATATATAAGTGCTGCTTTCTGTGTGATGTCTGCCCAAATGGCACCTATGTCAATCATTCAG ctGATCCGTACAGTTGCCTCCCGTGTAAGAAGAATGAATGGTCTGACCCAGGGAGCTCTTCATGTACAGAGCGTTCTGTGGAGTATGTTCACATCACGGAGCCTCTGTCAGTCCTGCTCATGCTCTCTGTCAGCTTCATGCTCTTTCTTGCAGCAGCCATCGCCATCCTCTTCGCCCGTAACTACAGCACCCCAGTTGTGAGGTCTGCGGGGGGTAAAATGTGTTTCCTCATGCTGGGCTGTTTGAGCGGTTCAGGTTTCAGTGTGTTCTTCTATTTTGGCATCCCGAAccaaatcaaatgtttgttGAGAAGCACATTTTTCACTCTGTGttacactgtctgtctgtcttgccTCACCGTCCGATCCTTCCAGATAGTCTGCAtcttcaaaatggctgccaagcTACCCAAAGCACATGCCTGGTGGGTCAAGTACAATGGACAGTGGATATTCATAGCAGTGGCCTCTACTGTCCAGTTCATTCTTTGTGCACTCAGTGCTCCTAGACCCTTCAATGACACAGTGACCTTCAAAGACCAAATAATATTGAACTGTGATGTAGAAAGTCTGATCCTACCTAGCATTGCTGTGTTATTTGCTGGCTTTCTTGGTTTTTTGTGCTTTACCTTCTCATACATGGGAACTGACCTCCCCAAAAACTACAATGAGGCCAAATCTATTACATTTAGTGTGCTGCTGTTTTATCTTTCATGGATTTCCTATTTCACTATTTACTTTCTTTACAAAGGCACCTATTTGcccatatttaatgcattttcaatgcTGACCAGTTCATACGGAATTCTCTTGAGTTATTTTGTCCCAAAGTCGTATGTCATTCTTTTCAAGcctgagaaaaacacacaagcacactttcAGTCTTGTATTCAGGATTATACCCAAAAGATCAGCAGGATGTAG